GATCATCACCTGATGCAGACTGGTCCATAACGCCTGCGCGATCGGATAGATGGTGATGAAGGCGACCGGCAGAAGCGCCGGCAGCAGCCAGGCGATCGGATAGCGATGGATGCTCCACATGGGACGGCGGCCTGCTCGCGAAAGGACGGGGGACGGCCGGAAGGCTGTCCTCTAGATCACGATGAGTTTGGATTGGAACAATCCAAACTCATAAACGTGATCGATTCCTATATATTAGCGCGGGATTCGTACGAAAAACCGGTATCCACTTTTTCGCATCCCGCGCCCGGTAAGGCTACTGCTTGGCGAATTGATCGCGAAGCGTATTCCAGCGCTCAGCGCCATCCTTCATCGTGTCGGCGACGCTCGCTTGGCCGACCATCGCCTTGGCGAGCAGCGGGCGGAAATAGGCCGACCATACGGCGCTCCATTCCGTCCAGGTGCCGGCCTTGGCGGTCGCCACCTGCTTGCTCAAGGTCGGCACGTCGATCCACTTGCCCCACGGCTCGATGACGGCCGGATCTTCGAAGAGCGGAAGCTGGCCGAAGCCCAGGCCTTTTTCAGCCGCCCAGCGTTTCGCCACCGTATAGGGCTTGCCGGCCATGAAGTTGATGAATTTCCAGGCCGCTTCGGCGCGCTTGGGGTCGGCCGCTGTCTTGGCGGTCACCGCGTAGAATTTCGAGAAGCCGAGCGTCGAATGGGCCGAGCCCGGCATCGGCGCCAGCGCGAATTCGCCCGCCCGCGGCTGGTCGGCCTTGTTGTTCATCGCCGCCAACACGTAATTGTAGACGACGGTGAAGGCGTGCTTGCCGGTATTCATCGCCGGGATGATCTTCGATTCATGCGTCTCCGGCTGCACCAGCTCCTTGGCGAAGGCATCCGCCAGCCATTCGAGCTGCTTGTAGGCGCCGTTCTGCGGATCGCTGAACACGGCCTTCTGCTCGGCATCGAAGAGATCGGCGCCGCGGCCATAGGACTGCGCCACGAAGGCGTCGAAGAAGTTCGGCAGCTCCTGATTATACTCATAGACGATCGGGCGCTCCATGCCGGCAGCCTTCAGCTTCTCGGCCGCCGCCGTCACGTCTTCCCAGGTCTCGGGCACCTTGATGCCCGCATCGTCCAGGATCTTCTTGTTGTAAATGAACGAGATCGTGTCGGCGTAATAGGGCAGGCCGTAGAGCTTGCCCTTGTACGTCATGTCGCTGAGCGCGAAGCCGGCAATGTCCTTCTTGAGATCATCGACCGCACCTTTGGGCGCGATGTCCTCGAGCGGCGCGACGAAGCCCGCGGCGGCCCAGGCCGGCAGCCAGTCCTGGCCGCCATAGATGACGTCGGTCTGCGTGTTACCGCGGAAACGCAGGATCAGGCTGTCCTGGTAATCGGGCCATGTATAGTCCGTCACCTTCACCTTGATGCCGGGATTGGCCGCCTCGAACTGGCGGACATTGTCCTGGATCGTGTCCAGCGAATAGTTCCAGACGACGAATTCCAGTGTCAGATCTTCGGCCCAGGCGGGCTGGGCGAGCGCGGCGGTGCCGGCGATGGCCATGCCGGCAAGGAGCTTTTTGATGATTTTCATCGCATATCCCTTTCCTCTCCTGATGGTGCCGCCCTTCGGGGAACGGGGGCGGTCGCGGCCTTTTATTGTTCGTTGAGTGAGGCCAGCTCCGGTACTATAGTGACCGATTGTGATCACTTGCAACCACTTTTGACCATCCTGGCAGCCTCCTCTGGATGAACGGCCGGGAGCGGAGAAAACATCAGCCCCTATGCGTTATGAAGAGCTGAGCCAGCTTCAGGTCGACGCCCTCGATCGCGAGAAAACCGTCCTCGTCATCCCGCTCGGCTCGGTCGAGCAGCATGGCCATCACATGCCGCTCGGCACCGACACGATGCTCGCATACGCGCTCTGCCTCGCCGCGGCCGCACAAATGGAAGGCCAGGTGGTCGTCCTGCCGCCACCCTGGTACGGCTTCTCGGCCCATCACATGCGCTTTCCCGGCAGCATCACGCTCAGCCACACCACGCTGATGGCGATGGTCGAGGACATCGTCGCCTCGCTCGCCCAGCATGGCTTCGGGCGCGTGCTGCTCATCAACGGCCATGGCGGCAATGGCGGCGTCGTGGACGTGCTGGCCGCGGTCCTGGGCAAGCGGCATTATGGCCGGATGCGCATCGCCGGCCTCACCTATTTCGCCCTTGCGGCGCCGGCGATCGCGCGGCTGCGCCGCTCGCGCGAGGGCGGCATGGGCCATGCCTGCGAATTCGAGACTTCCATGATCATGCATCTCCGCCCTGATCTGGTGGCGGCCGACAGGGCGCAGATCACCTATCCGGATCCTGGCTCGGCATATCTCAGCACCGATCTTCTGAAGGGATCGGCGGTCAAGACCTATCTCGATTTCAAGGATCTCTCGCCGCATGGGACATTGGGCGACCCGTCTCTGGCAAATCCGGAGATGGGCGCCGAGTTCTTCGCCGCGGTCGTGGCCGAGCTTGTCCGCTTCATGGAGGATTTTGCCAGATGGCCGATAACAGCGGAAAACCGGACATGAGCGAGGCGACAGCTCCGACCCGTCCACCGGCGAACATCGCCACCAATGACCGCGCCACGCCCTCGCTCGTCTATCGCGCCCTTCTGCGCAGCATCAAGTCCGGCCTGATGGTGCCGGGCGCCAAATTGCCCAACCAGTACGAGCTCGCCCAGCAGCTCAACACCAGCCGCACGGCGGTGCGAAGCGCGCTCGCCATGATGGAGCGCCAGGGCCTGGTGCGCCGCCAGGTGGGCAGCGGCACCTATCTGACCGATGACGCCGACGATGTCTTCGAGCGCATGGACCAGACGGCGGCCGATGAACATGAGGACGTACCGTCCTTCGCCGAGATCATCGAGGGCCGCCTTCTGTTCGAGCCGGCGATGATGCGGCTGGTGGTGAGCCGCGTCGATGACGCCGAGATCGCCGAAATGCGCGCCATCCTGGCCGACATATTGGAGGCGCCGGTCTGGCGGGAGTTCAAGGAGCGCATCTATGCCTTGCACCGCCAGATCTTTGCCAGCACCAAGAACAAATTCATGATCCAGATCATGAACAGCATCCTCGACGACCGCCGCGCCGTCCAGTTCGACGGGCGCGACACCGACAAGCCGGCGCCCGATGCGGTGCGCCGGCAGACGCACAAGGACCTCGAGCTGATCGTCGACGCCATTGCCGAACGCGACGGCAAGCGCGCCGAGGAGCTCGTCTCGGACCACCTGATGCGCACCCTCGCCACCATCAATATCTGGCAGTGACAGTGGCTGACAGGGTCCCACGGCTCATCGCGCTTATGACCATTTGTCATGTAGGCGACAGGAGCAGCCGGAATCACCGGTCGTAGCGTCGCA
This genomic stretch from Nordella sp. HKS 07 harbors:
- a CDS encoding creatininase family protein, yielding MRYEELSQLQVDALDREKTVLVIPLGSVEQHGHHMPLGTDTMLAYALCLAAAAQMEGQVVVLPPPWYGFSAHHMRFPGSITLSHTTLMAMVEDIVASLAQHGFGRVLLINGHGGNGGVVDVLAAVLGKRHYGRMRIAGLTYFALAAPAIARLRRSREGGMGHACEFETSMIMHLRPDLVAADRAQITYPDPGSAYLSTDLLKGSAVKTYLDFKDLSPHGTLGDPSLANPEMGAEFFAAVVAELVRFMEDFARWPITAENRT
- a CDS encoding ABC transporter substrate-binding protein, which translates into the protein MKIIKKLLAGMAIAGTAALAQPAWAEDLTLEFVVWNYSLDTIQDNVRQFEAANPGIKVKVTDYTWPDYQDSLILRFRGNTQTDVIYGGQDWLPAWAAAGFVAPLEDIAPKGAVDDLKKDIAGFALSDMTYKGKLYGLPYYADTISFIYNKKILDDAGIKVPETWEDVTAAAEKLKAAGMERPIVYEYNQELPNFFDAFVAQSYGRGADLFDAEQKAVFSDPQNGAYKQLEWLADAFAKELVQPETHESKIIPAMNTGKHAFTVVYNYVLAAMNNKADQPRAGEFALAPMPGSAHSTLGFSKFYAVTAKTAADPKRAEAAWKFINFMAGKPYTVAKRWAAEKGLGFGQLPLFEDPAVIEPWGKWIDVPTLSKQVATAKAGTWTEWSAVWSAYFRPLLAKAMVGQASVADTMKDGAERWNTLRDQFAKQ
- a CDS encoding FadR/GntR family transcriptional regulator — translated: MADNSGKPDMSEATAPTRPPANIATNDRATPSLVYRALLRSIKSGLMVPGAKLPNQYELAQQLNTSRTAVRSALAMMERQGLVRRQVGSGTYLTDDADDVFERMDQTAADEHEDVPSFAEIIEGRLLFEPAMMRLVVSRVDDAEIAEMRAILADILEAPVWREFKERIYALHRQIFASTKNKFMIQIMNSILDDRRAVQFDGRDTDKPAPDAVRRQTHKDLELIVDAIAERDGKRAEELVSDHLMRTLATINIWQ